AGCTCCTCCAGGTCTCCCTGGAGCTCGGCCGCCACCTCGATGTAGTGGTCCACCACCGCGTCGGACACCGCGTAGAGCACGGCCGTCGGACCGTGCCGCAGCACCTCCGGCTCCTGCTCCAGCCGGCGCCGCACGGCGGCCAGCGGGGCCCCCTCGCCGTGCCGGACCGTGACCACGAAGGAGTCGCCGATGAACACCATCAGCTCGCCCGTGGTCACGGTGTCGCCGTCCTCGTCGTAGATCACCGGCTTCAGGACGACGAACAGCGAATCGTCGTACACCTCCAGCTTCGGCCGCTGGTGAGCGGTCAGCGCGTCCTCCACCGCCAGCGCGTGCAGCTTGAACTCGTCGCGGACGTGGTCGAATTCCTCCTCCGTCGGCTCGTGCAGCCCGAGCCACAAGAAGGCGTCACCGGTCGCCCGTGCCTCGTCCAGGGCATCGGAGAAGTCGCCCGGCCCCTCGACCCGAGCCCCGGACCTGTAAATCGCGCAGTCCACAATCACCCGGGGCATTCTTCCCTGCCCGGGCCCCGCCCGCACTCCGGCGACAC
This genomic window from Streptomyces sp. NBC_01351 contains:
- the corA gene encoding magnesium/cobalt transporter CorA, coding for MPRVIVDCAIYRSGARVEGPGDFSDALDEARATGDAFLWLGLHEPTEEEFDHVRDEFKLHALAVEDALTAHQRPKLEVYDDSLFVVLKPVIYDEDGDTVTTGELMVFIGDSFVVTVRHGEGAPLAAVRRRLEQEPEVLRHGPTAVLYAVSDAVVDHYIEVAAELQGDLEELEAEVFAPNASDTKNTAARIYGFKRQVLEFRRATSPLLQPMDRLAFGQVPFVHEQAQPFFRDVADHLTKANEYIEGLDRLLSDALAAHLAQMGVRQNDDMRKISAWAAMAAVPTMVAGIYGMNFDHMPELKQTWGYPLVLAIMVGACLGLHRMFKRRGWL